TATTTGTTGGCCCACCCTTCCTCTGAAACAGTCTACCTAATCCACAGACTTTGTTCCTAAGCAAACGAAAAAACATTGAAGTCGCTGTACTACGCCTAGAGAGGGTAGAGCCTCACCAAACCAAATGCACAAGAAACTAAAGAGCTTGAAACTGCTAAACATTGTCTCCATTGCATAAACTTCTCATGTAATCTTTTTTTAAACTCCATTCACAAGCTATGACTTGAACATTTTAGCGAATTTAGTTCCCAATTTAGTCAACACAAAGAAAGCTAATAATGCCTGCATTTTTTTAAAAACCAAGAATATCAAACATAACAACGTGGTGATTGATATACTCTAGAGACATGAAAGAAAGAAAGAAAAAATTAAAGCATAGTGATTGGATTATCTCTTTTTTTCTTATGAAAAAACATCAGAAGAAAAAAATAAAGCAGTAACTTTTGGTCTGATGGATGATTTTACGCGTTCGGATTCCAAAGCCGCCAAAAACTGGAATTAAGCAGACCCAACACGTCCGGTAGTACCTTCCTCGCTAATCCCTTTTGATCAGCCCCAGCTGCCGCCGGAATCTCCACCGTCGATTCCTCCTCCACATCTTGCGGCTCTCGTTCCACCACCTCAGCTTCACTCAACCTCCCCAACGAGTTATCTGGAGTCGACACGTGGCTCTCCGACACTGTACTTTCGGACACTAACTCGACCCGACGACCCGGTTTCTCTTTCTTCTTACCTCTCTTGGACTTGTTCCTCGAAACAGAGTTTTCGCCTTGATGATTCTCAAACGCCTCGATGATCTCGTGGATCAGCTCGCGGTTCGGAGACGAGTCCCATCGGAGCCAGTAGCTAGTGTAGCAGTCGAAACACTCGCAGTCGAAGACGGGTGGCTTGTGGTGGTTCTTGCTGGATTTGTTCTTCTTCGTTGTCGTCGAGGCTCTCCCGCAGTTTCCTCTCGTGATCAAGTAAGCGAGAACCTCTCGGTCTTCGGTCGAGAGAACCGAGACTAGAACCAGAATCGTCGCTGGGAGAAGCCTCAGCACAGAGAGAGACTCATCTTCGTTGAGGTAGCGAGAGGAGGAGGAGGAGGATGATGGTGGTTGAGTAGGAGGAGGAGATGGGTAGACTTTCCCTTTCTTCTTCATTTGCAATGACGAATTGTTTTTCTTGGGGGTAGACGAGAGGAGGATGGATGAACAGTCTTTTCTCTGCCTTAAACAAATGTGAGAGCTTTGTTTATTGTTTTTTTAATTTTTATTCTTAAGATAAGGAGGAGGAGACAGAAAAGTATTATAGCGTTAATTTATTATTTATTTTGGACTCCAATTATACGGCCCACCTCACCTATCTTTTCTGCATCAGCCATTAGCAAGTTTTGCTTTTTTATTCTTTCGATGCTTTTGTCCTCTGTTTCGTCGCATTCTCTGGGTAGAGTTGAAAAATAAATAAATAAAATTACTACATTATGGTCTAGCATGCTGTATGCATATGAACATTAAACATATATGTTAATAAGTTGATATTGAACCTCAAAAAGGAAAAAAAAAATGTTGATATGGTAGTTATAAGTTCTTTGTTTCTTACTAATAAATATGTGAACTGTTTTTGCTTTCTTTTTTTTGTCAACGAACTGTTTTTGCTTTACCTTACCAAGATTCTAAAAATATTTCATAGCTACTCCTAATGATTAGCTTGTCTGTTCAAATATTCTCTTTCATCTTTGGATGCACTTTTCACTTTTTTAAGATTCGGAGGGATTTGAGTTTCTTACATCTACCTGGACTTCTTAGGCATAAAGGCCCATTTATCTATGGGCTTTCCAACACAAACCCATCATATTCTGATTTCTTAACATCGCGTTGGGCAATTATTATTTATTTCATCGTCTTATTGAACAACAAGTGCAAGTTTGCAACCATAGCCTACTGATGGGGTCACAGCTCCTTTTTTGGGGAGTTAAATGCAACTATAACATAAAATATTTTAAAAGCACTTGCATTATACTTTTGAAATATTGATAGTCTTTTTTTTCTCAGTGCTTTAAAAATTTATGCTGGAAAAACTTGTCCTTGTCTTAAACTATTGGGACATAAAAAAAAAAAGAAGGTTTTACCCAGCTATTTTCAAGTGAAATAGTCACCTCAGATTTTCATATCAAATTCATATAAATGCAATAATATCATTTTATTTCTATTACAACATTAAATCCGGTCCTTTACTCCTTAGGTTATTATTACACACACGCCAATGGGAAAGCAAAGATTTATCATTTTCTAGCCGTTACAGGTGAAATAAAAAAAAAAACCGTTAACTTTAACGCGCGATTCATGACATTTGTTCACGCCGTCCAAGACAAATCCGCACATGTGTTGCAGCTCTCCCCATCCCTGACACAACTCATACGTGTGAGCAAGCTCTCTCATTGGTCAAATCCCTTACAAAAGCTGATGTGGCTAACTCTAATTGGTAATCTACCAAAAAGGCTACATCATGTGTGCGCCAGCTAATAACGACAGCTAAGGGGACAAATTTAACAAATAAGGAAACGAGAGAGGATTAAAATCGAAATTTTTTATATTAAAATAAAATGACAATAATAAAAAAGGTAGGTTACTGTTTTCGAGTGGCGTGGTCCACCATAGCGCGGTCAAACCTCAGCCATTCGTTAGTCAGAGGACTTAAGTAATCCACTATGATTACGACACGTGTTACTCTCCCCTCCCGCGTTATAGTCATAACAGATCTGACCGTTAACTCCAACAAACGCATTTCTCTTACATCCCTTATCTAGCCGTTGAGACAAAACTCTCTCTCTCTCTCTCTCTCCTAATCTGTAATAATGGGAAAGCTTCTTTGCGATTCAACGGCGACATTGCAATCTCCGTCACCGACCGTCCAATGGAGAGAACCCCCGACAGCCTCCGCACCTCTCGATGACGTGGATCTCGTCGACCAATCCACGGCAGCCGCAGCCGTCGAAGCGGTGGAGAAAACCATGTCCGCCGCCGCCGCCACGACCGCGTGGGACGAGGTCTACGGTCTCGAGGAGCAGCAAAGACGGCACCTTCAGCGTCTCCACGCGATGGGCGTGCTGTGGAAGCATCCCGGGAAAGGGCAAACCTCGTCGCCGCCCGTCGTTTTCCGCCTCTCTCACGGCGGAGAGGTTTCCTCCGACGGGAACTGCCTCTTCACCGCGTCGCAGAAGGCCATGGGGGCGTGCGGGATCGACGCTCGTGACCTACGGCGGAGGACCGTGAGGAGGTTTTTGGAGGATTTCGGATCCGCGGGAGAGGTGGAGAAGGAGGCTATCGCGGAGGCGATTAGGCATATGTACTCGCCGGATCTGAAGAGTGGGTGGGGGATTCATATCGTTCAGGAGGAGAAGCTGCTCGCGAAAA
The DNA window shown above is from Brassica oleracea var. oleracea cultivar TO1000 chromosome C3, BOL, whole genome shotgun sequence and carries:
- the LOC106334963 gene encoding uncharacterized protein LOC106334963, giving the protein MGKLLCDSTATLQSPSPTVQWREPPTASAPLDDVDLVDQSTAAAAVEAVEKTMSAAAATTAWDEVYGLEEQQRRHLQRLHAMGVLWKHPGKGQTSSPPVVFRLSHGGEVSSDGNCLFTASQKAMGACGIDARDLRRRTVRRFLEDFGSAGEVEKEAIAEAIRHMYSPDLKSGWGIHIVQEEKLLAKKDERESLDSAIEELMQIGMQRETAAESIYRERCLPVNDGPSWAKYMSISGSSEDEHDIITLQYTEDGLLSVDENRQGYAAAFGDDIAIECLATEFKREIYVVQAHGADGMVEEENCVFFLPHKPRSEVIESPLFLFMKGTGWCGGGADHYEPLIANASPMISHEKVALVL
- the LOC106331386 gene encoding uncharacterized protein LOC106331386, translated to MKKKGKVYPSPPPTQPPSSSSSSSRYLNEDESLSVLRLLPATILVLVSVLSTEDREVLAYLITRGNCGRASTTTKKNKSSKNHHKPPVFDCECFDCYTSYWLRWDSSPNRELIHEIIEAFENHQGENSVSRNKSKRGKKKEKPGRRVELVSESTVSESHVSTPDNSLGRLSEAEVVEREPQDVEEESTVEIPAAAGADQKGLARKVLPDVLGLLNSSFWRLWNPNA